A single Anopheles maculipalpis chromosome 3RL, idAnoMacuDA_375_x, whole genome shotgun sequence DNA region contains:
- the LOC126561885 gene encoding maternal protein exuperantia-like produces MVAGVEESKVGVDEEQHYDDSSFDECDTPAGVLSSKFDKTDVSINTNPLPHGKYTLIGIDIDTTGRRLIDEIVQISAFTPDKQYAQYIMPLMNLNPAARQRHQVRVITVGFFRMLKSMQTYRVMKTKMEIAALNEFLDWLEERRREDEGSEGIVLVYHEQRKFVPYMVIEALKKYKLLDRFAETVKSFVNGFKLAEEKCTKTIKYLTIRQLAMIVLDEKEGSREGFEGNAAYRARMAFEISRCLATAEPKDTASASSPTETEPNVSANSEEVASSSSTADDAVKVEGDQTTENAGQTVEEETAQKENEKKEGAAAGTSNSSASRPLTEEDREKMCTVLCEYASPISNEISELDEQEKILVRQNSLRPVFLLYFKTTIYHRVKAVTYRRVLAESGHNYESLRQLWQEKKREGMEAIINEIAELKEEERTELVELLDCHYDPDKQAFKPIVKRMKRRPSRGQPFFSNKNSNVPQQQNGNSQMAKENRKPFHGYQNNQKNFNNNHNGNNMMNKQQNHHQNQQQQQFYNGPTSPESNMRNGGGSPGKRFYQRNSRRRRGGNGQNQNQNQQNGGQNQQSLKNHNDNRQSHANSNRHNNHHFQQPIPSHA; encoded by the exons ATGGTGGCTGGTGTAGAAGAATCGAAGGTTGGTGTTGACGAGGAGCAGCACTATGACGATAGTAGTTTCGATGAGTGCGACACGCCAGCCGGTGTGTTGTCCTCGAAATTCGACAAAACCGACGTATCGATTAATACAAATCCGTTACCACATGGCAAGTACACCTTGATTGGTATCGATATAGATACGACGGGTCGTAGACTTATCGATGAGATCGTACAGATCTCGGCCTTCACCCCGGACAAACAGTATGCGCAGTACATAATGCCACTGATGAATCTGAACCCGGCTGCCCGTCAGCGCCATCAGGTTCGAGTGATCACGGTGGGATTTTTCCGCATGCTGAAGAGCATGCAGACGTACCGTGTCATGAAGACCAAGATGGAAATTGCAGCACTGAATGAATTCCTCGATTGGCTTGAGGAACGTCGTCGTGAAGATGAAGGATCCGAGGGCATCGTACTTGTGTATCACGAACAACGAAAATTCGTACCGTATATGGTGATCGAAGCGTTGAAAAAGTACAAGTTGTTGGATCGCTTTGCTGAGACGGTCAAGTCGTTTGTGAATGGGTTCAAATTGGCCGAAGAGAAGTGTACTAAAACTATCAAGTATTTGACCATACGTCAGCTGGCAATGATAGTTTTGGATGAAAAAGAAGGTTCTCGGGAAGGATTTGAAGGAAACGCGGCGTACCGTGCGAGGATGgcgtttgaaatttctagatGCTTAGCAACTG cTGAACCGAAGGATACTGCGTCTGCTTCATCACCAACCGAAACAGAACCAAATGTTTCGGCCAATTCTGAAGAAGTCGCCAGCTCTTCCTCCACCGCTGATGATGCCGTGAAGGTAGAAGGTGATCAGACAACTGAAAACGCTGGACAGACGGTAGAAGAGGAAACTGCCCAAAAAGagaatgagaaaaaagaaggagcTGCAGCGGGTACTTCGAACAGCTCTGCTTCTCGTCCTTTAACCGAAGAGGATCGTGAAAAGATGTGCACAGTGCTTTGTGAATATGCCTCGCCTATTTCCAATGAGATATCCGAGCTTGACGAGCAGGAGAAGATTCTGGTGCGTCAGAATTCATTGAGACCGGtatttttgctctattttaAGACGACAATCTACCATAG GGTTAAGGCTGTTACGTACAGACGAGTACTGGCTGAATCTGGCCACAATTACGAATCTTTGCGTCAGCTCTGGCAAGAAAAGAAACGCGAAGGAATGGAAGCCATCATCAACGAGATCGCAGAGTTGAAGGAAGAGGAACGCACCGAGCTGGTCGAACTGCTTGACTGCCACTACGATCCGGACAAGCAAGCATTTAAGCCGATTGTGAAGCGCATGAAGCGTCGTCCTTCCCGAG GACAACCCTTCTTTTCGAACAAGAATAGCAACGTTCCTCAGCAACAGAATGGAAACTCTCAGATGGCAAAGGAAAACCGAAAGCCCTTCCACGGCTACCAAAACAACCAGAAGAACTTTAACAATAACCACAACGGAAACAATATGAtgaacaagcagcaaaaccaccatcagaaccagcaacagcagcagttctACAACGGTCCAACCTCGCCTGAGTCGAATATGCGCAACGGAGGAGGATCGCCCGGAAAGCGTTTCTATCAGCGTAATTCGCGTCGTCGTCGCGGAGGAAATGGACAAAACCAGAACCAGAACCAACAGAACGGTGGACAGAATCAACAGTCTCTGAAGAACCACAATGATAATCGTCAATCGCATGCGAACTCGAATCGCCACAATAACCATCACTTCCAACAGCCAATTCCGAGTCATGCTTAG
- the LOC126563391 gene encoding small integral membrane protein 14: protein MADEFDACECFWSHEIAMRRLLSLLRQGQSYCNDNECTDLPSLPSATGGTNFFLIIMALIFMAVMYVMRPASMRRTNDLNKSLPPPSNDGPNNDGAPPSIS, encoded by the exons ATGGCAGACGAATTCGATGCGTGCGAATGCTTCTGGAGTCATGAAATCGCTATGAGGCGGTTGTTGTCACTG CTGCGCCAGGGACAGTCCTACTGCAATGATAACGAATGTACCGACC TTCCCAGTCTTCCGAGCGCAACCGGTGGCACAAACTTTTTCCTAATCATCATGGCCCTGATTTTTATGGCCGTCATGTACGTGATGAGGCCAGCGTCGATGCGGCGAACGAACGACCTCAACAAGTCCCTACCGCCACCATCGAACGAT GGTCCGAATAATGACGGTGCACCACCGTCCATATCCTGA
- the LOC126561767 gene encoding sodium-dependent dopamine transporter isoform X3, with protein MFELDDPREKLRLLETPVKGTDKSSDSIDGDALKELNGGAENGVGGDSDGTALAMTTIGQIKAKGRPGLLPRNGAGGEPDDGEQRETWSGKVDFLLSVIGFAVDLANVWRFPYLCYKNGGGAFLVPYGIMLLVGGIPLFYMELALGQFNRKGAITCWGRLVPLFKGIGYAVVLIAFYVDFYYNVIIAWSLRFFFASFTDSLPWTHCSNTWNTAECKPFGFTGNSSVQAVNRTGVLASNVSATVVTSTINDTKFASAASEYFNRYILELDKSEGIHDLGAIKWDMALCLLAVYLICYFSLWKGISTSGKVVWFTALFPYAVLLILLVRGITLPGSAEGILYYLRPNFDVIYNAEVWVDAATQVFFSLGPGFGVLLAYASYNKYHNNVYKDALLTSLINSATSFVAGFVIFSVLGYMAHASGQSIKDVATEGPGLVFVVYPAAIATMPGSIFWALIFFMMLLTLGLDSSFGGSEAIITALSDEFPKIGRNREIFVAILFSLYFVVGLASCTQGGFYFFQLLDRYAAGYSILIAVFFEAIAVSWIYGTERFCNDIKDMIGFAPGIYWRVCWKFVAPLFLLFIIIYGLIGHEPLSYEDYVYPSWANVLGWCIAGSSMIMIPLMASYKLIVTPGSFRQRMKILTTPWRDQQLAVNGVTIEPAQVRLTHSDEGEEV; from the exons ATGTTCGAGCTAGATGATCCACGGGAGAAGCTGAGACTGCTGGAAACGCCAGTGAAGGGCACGGACAAGTCGTCAG ATTCCATCGACGGGGACGCGCTGAAGGAGCTGAACGGTGGAGCGGAAAACGGGGTCGGTGGTGACAGTGACGGAACCGCCCTGGCGATGACCACCATCGGCCAGATCAAGGCAAAGGGCCGGCCGGGACTGTTACCACGAAATGGGGCCGGCGGTGAACCGGACGATGGCGAGCAGCGGGAAACGTGGAGCGGGAAGGTCGACTTCCTGCTGTCGGTCATCGGGTTCGCTGTCGATCTGGCCAATGTGTGGCGTTTCCCGTACCTTTGCTACAAGAACGGTGGTG GTGCGTTCCTGGTACCGTACGGCATAATGCTACTGGTCGGTGGCATTCCACTGTTCTACATGGAGCTGGCGCTCGGTCAGTTCAACCGGAAGGGTGCCATCACCTGCTGGGGTCGGCTGGTGCCACTGTTCAAGGGCATCGGTTACGCGGTCGTACTGATTGCGTTCTACGTCGATTTCTACTACAACGTCATCATTGCGTGGTCGTTGCGATTTTTCTTCGCCTCCTTCACCGATAGCCTCCCGTGGACACATTGTTCCAACACTTGGAACACGGCCGAATGTAAACCGTTCGGGTTTACGGGGAATAGTTCCGTGCAGGCGGTAAACCGAACCGGAGTTTTGGCGTCGAATGTATCGGCCACGGTCGTTACTAGCACCATCAACGATACAAAGTTTGCATCGGCTGCGTCGGAGTACTTCAA CCGCTACATCTTGGAGCTGGACAAGAGCGAAGGAATACACGATCTCGGTGCGATCAAGTGGGATATGGCGCTCTGTCTGCTTGCCGTCTATCTCATCTGCTACTTCTCACTGTGGAAGGGCATCAGTACCTCCGGGAAGGTGGTTTGGTTTACGGCTCTTTTCCCGTACGCCGTACTCTTGATTCTACTCGTCCGTGGCATCACACTTCCTGGATCGGCTGAAGGTATTCTGTACTATCTGAGGCCCAACTTTGACGTCATCTACAATGCGGAGGTTTGGGTGGACGCCGCTACGCAGGTGTTTTTCTCCTTGGGACCGGGTTTTGGAGTATTGCTTGCTTACGCTTCCTACAACAAATACCACAACAATGTATACAA GGACGCTCTATTGACCAGCTTGATCAACTCGGCTACCAGCTTTGTGGCGGGATTTGTCATTTTCTCCGTGCTTGGATACATGGCACATGCCAGTGGACAAAGCATCAAGGATGTGGCCACCGAGGGCCCGGGATTGGTGTTTGTTGTGTATCCGGCCGCGATCGCCACCATGCCGGGAAGTATCTTTTGGGCGCTAATTTTCTTCATGATGCTGCTAACGCTCGGACTTGATAGTTCG TTCGGTGGATCGGAAGCGATCATCACGGCGCTGAGCGACGAGTTTCCCAAGATTGGACGCAATCGGGAGATTTTTGTGGCGATTCTATTCTCGCTGTACTTTGTCGTTGGTTTGGCGAGTTGTACGCAGGGTGGATTCTACTTCTTCCAGCTGCTCGATCGTTATGCGGCTGGATATTCCATACTGATCGCGGTGTTTTTCGAAGCAATTGCTGTGTCCTGGATATATG GGACGGAGCGATTCTGTAACGACATCAAGGACATGATTGGTTTCGCACCCGGTATCTACTGGCGCGTTTGCTGGAAGTTTGTGGCACCGCTGTTTCTGCTGTTTATCATCATCTACGGATTGATCGGACACGAACCACTCAGCTACGAGGATTACGTGTATCCGTCATGGGCAAACGTGCTCGGATGGTGTATAGCGGGATCGTCAATGATCATGATACCGTTGATGGCAAGCTACAAGCTTATTGTTACACCGGGAAGCTTCCGACAG cGTATGAAAATTCTAACCACTCCTTGGCGTGATCAGCAGTTGGCTGTCAATGGAGTAACAATCGAACCGGCACAGGTTCGCTTGACGCACTCGGACGAAGGTGAAGAGGTTTGA
- the LOC126561767 gene encoding sodium-dependent dopamine transporter isoform X1, whose amino-acid sequence MFELDDPREKLRLLETPVKGTDKSSDSIDGDALKELNGGAENGVGGDSDGTALAMTTIGQIKAKGRPGLLPRNGAGGEPDDGEQRETWSGKVDFLLSVIGFAVDLANVWRFPYLCYKNGGGAFLVPYGIMLLVGGIPLFYMELALGQFNRKGAITCWGRLVPLFKGIGYAVVLIAFYVDFYYNVIIAWSLRFFFASFTDSLPWTHCSNTWNTAECKPFGFTGNSSVQAVNRTGVLASNVSATVVTSTINDTKFASAASEYFNRYILELDKSEGIHDLGAIKWDMALCLLAVYLICYFSLWKGISTSGKVVWFTALFPYAVLLILLVRGITLPGSAEGILYYLRPNFDVIYNAEVWVDAATQVFFSLGPGFGVLLAYASYNKYHNNVYKDALLTSLINSATSFVAGFVIFSVLGYMAHASGQSIKDVATEGPGLVFVVYPAAIATMPGSIFWALIFFMMLLTLGLDSSFGGSEAIITALSDEFPKIGRNREIFVAILFSLYFVVGLASCTQGGFYFFQLLDRYAAGYSILIAVFFEAIAVSWIYGTVQLGEINLQSFYEQILYVLGTERFCNDIKDMIGFAPGIYWRVCWKFVAPLFLLFIIIYGLIGHEPLSYEDYVYPSWANVLGWCIAGSSMIMIPLMASYKLIVTPGSFRQRMKILTTPWRDQQLAVNGVTIEPAQVRLTHSDEGEEV is encoded by the exons ATGTTCGAGCTAGATGATCCACGGGAGAAGCTGAGACTGCTGGAAACGCCAGTGAAGGGCACGGACAAGTCGTCAG ATTCCATCGACGGGGACGCGCTGAAGGAGCTGAACGGTGGAGCGGAAAACGGGGTCGGTGGTGACAGTGACGGAACCGCCCTGGCGATGACCACCATCGGCCAGATCAAGGCAAAGGGCCGGCCGGGACTGTTACCACGAAATGGGGCCGGCGGTGAACCGGACGATGGCGAGCAGCGGGAAACGTGGAGCGGGAAGGTCGACTTCCTGCTGTCGGTCATCGGGTTCGCTGTCGATCTGGCCAATGTGTGGCGTTTCCCGTACCTTTGCTACAAGAACGGTGGTG GTGCGTTCCTGGTACCGTACGGCATAATGCTACTGGTCGGTGGCATTCCACTGTTCTACATGGAGCTGGCGCTCGGTCAGTTCAACCGGAAGGGTGCCATCACCTGCTGGGGTCGGCTGGTGCCACTGTTCAAGGGCATCGGTTACGCGGTCGTACTGATTGCGTTCTACGTCGATTTCTACTACAACGTCATCATTGCGTGGTCGTTGCGATTTTTCTTCGCCTCCTTCACCGATAGCCTCCCGTGGACACATTGTTCCAACACTTGGAACACGGCCGAATGTAAACCGTTCGGGTTTACGGGGAATAGTTCCGTGCAGGCGGTAAACCGAACCGGAGTTTTGGCGTCGAATGTATCGGCCACGGTCGTTACTAGCACCATCAACGATACAAAGTTTGCATCGGCTGCGTCGGAGTACTTCAA CCGCTACATCTTGGAGCTGGACAAGAGCGAAGGAATACACGATCTCGGTGCGATCAAGTGGGATATGGCGCTCTGTCTGCTTGCCGTCTATCTCATCTGCTACTTCTCACTGTGGAAGGGCATCAGTACCTCCGGGAAGGTGGTTTGGTTTACGGCTCTTTTCCCGTACGCCGTACTCTTGATTCTACTCGTCCGTGGCATCACACTTCCTGGATCGGCTGAAGGTATTCTGTACTATCTGAGGCCCAACTTTGACGTCATCTACAATGCGGAGGTTTGGGTGGACGCCGCTACGCAGGTGTTTTTCTCCTTGGGACCGGGTTTTGGAGTATTGCTTGCTTACGCTTCCTACAACAAATACCACAACAATGTATACAA GGACGCTCTATTGACCAGCTTGATCAACTCGGCTACCAGCTTTGTGGCGGGATTTGTCATTTTCTCCGTGCTTGGATACATGGCACATGCCAGTGGACAAAGCATCAAGGATGTGGCCACCGAGGGCCCGGGATTGGTGTTTGTTGTGTATCCGGCCGCGATCGCCACCATGCCGGGAAGTATCTTTTGGGCGCTAATTTTCTTCATGATGCTGCTAACGCTCGGACTTGATAGTTCG TTCGGTGGATCGGAAGCGATCATCACGGCGCTGAGCGACGAGTTTCCCAAGATTGGACGCAATCGGGAGATTTTTGTGGCGATTCTATTCTCGCTGTACTTTGTCGTTGGTTTGGCGAGTTGTACGCAGGGTGGATTCTACTTCTTCCAGCTGCTCGATCGTTATGCGGCTGGATATTCCATACTGATCGCGGTGTTTTTCGAAGCAATTGCTGTGTCCTGGATATATGGTACGGTTCAATTGGGCGAGATAAATCTACAGAGCTTTTATGAACAAATTTTATACGTTTTAGGGACGGAGCGATTCTGTAACGACATCAAGGACATGATTGGTTTCGCACCCGGTATCTACTGGCGCGTTTGCTGGAAGTTTGTGGCACCGCTGTTTCTGCTGTTTATCATCATCTACGGATTGATCGGACACGAACCACTCAGCTACGAGGATTACGTGTATCCGTCATGGGCAAACGTGCTCGGATGGTGTATAGCGGGATCGTCAATGATCATGATACCGTTGATGGCAAGCTACAAGCTTATTGTTACACCGGGAAGCTTCCGACAG cGTATGAAAATTCTAACCACTCCTTGGCGTGATCAGCAGTTGGCTGTCAATGGAGTAACAATCGAACCGGCACAGGTTCGCTTGACGCACTCGGACGAAGGTGAAGAGGTTTGA
- the LOC126561767 gene encoding sodium-dependent dopamine transporter isoform X2: MGRKKQKKDSIDGDALKELNGGAENGVGGDSDGTALAMTTIGQIKAKGRPGLLPRNGAGGEPDDGEQRETWSGKVDFLLSVIGFAVDLANVWRFPYLCYKNGGGAFLVPYGIMLLVGGIPLFYMELALGQFNRKGAITCWGRLVPLFKGIGYAVVLIAFYVDFYYNVIIAWSLRFFFASFTDSLPWTHCSNTWNTAECKPFGFTGNSSVQAVNRTGVLASNVSATVVTSTINDTKFASAASEYFNRYILELDKSEGIHDLGAIKWDMALCLLAVYLICYFSLWKGISTSGKVVWFTALFPYAVLLILLVRGITLPGSAEGILYYLRPNFDVIYNAEVWVDAATQVFFSLGPGFGVLLAYASYNKYHNNVYKDALLTSLINSATSFVAGFVIFSVLGYMAHASGQSIKDVATEGPGLVFVVYPAAIATMPGSIFWALIFFMMLLTLGLDSSFGGSEAIITALSDEFPKIGRNREIFVAILFSLYFVVGLASCTQGGFYFFQLLDRYAAGYSILIAVFFEAIAVSWIYGTVQLGEINLQSFYEQILYVLGTERFCNDIKDMIGFAPGIYWRVCWKFVAPLFLLFIIIYGLIGHEPLSYEDYVYPSWANVLGWCIAGSSMIMIPLMASYKLIVTPGSFRQRMKILTTPWRDQQLAVNGVTIEPAQVRLTHSDEGEEV; the protein is encoded by the exons ATGGGTcgcaaaaagcagaaaaaag ATTCCATCGACGGGGACGCGCTGAAGGAGCTGAACGGTGGAGCGGAAAACGGGGTCGGTGGTGACAGTGACGGAACCGCCCTGGCGATGACCACCATCGGCCAGATCAAGGCAAAGGGCCGGCCGGGACTGTTACCACGAAATGGGGCCGGCGGTGAACCGGACGATGGCGAGCAGCGGGAAACGTGGAGCGGGAAGGTCGACTTCCTGCTGTCGGTCATCGGGTTCGCTGTCGATCTGGCCAATGTGTGGCGTTTCCCGTACCTTTGCTACAAGAACGGTGGTG GTGCGTTCCTGGTACCGTACGGCATAATGCTACTGGTCGGTGGCATTCCACTGTTCTACATGGAGCTGGCGCTCGGTCAGTTCAACCGGAAGGGTGCCATCACCTGCTGGGGTCGGCTGGTGCCACTGTTCAAGGGCATCGGTTACGCGGTCGTACTGATTGCGTTCTACGTCGATTTCTACTACAACGTCATCATTGCGTGGTCGTTGCGATTTTTCTTCGCCTCCTTCACCGATAGCCTCCCGTGGACACATTGTTCCAACACTTGGAACACGGCCGAATGTAAACCGTTCGGGTTTACGGGGAATAGTTCCGTGCAGGCGGTAAACCGAACCGGAGTTTTGGCGTCGAATGTATCGGCCACGGTCGTTACTAGCACCATCAACGATACAAAGTTTGCATCGGCTGCGTCGGAGTACTTCAA CCGCTACATCTTGGAGCTGGACAAGAGCGAAGGAATACACGATCTCGGTGCGATCAAGTGGGATATGGCGCTCTGTCTGCTTGCCGTCTATCTCATCTGCTACTTCTCACTGTGGAAGGGCATCAGTACCTCCGGGAAGGTGGTTTGGTTTACGGCTCTTTTCCCGTACGCCGTACTCTTGATTCTACTCGTCCGTGGCATCACACTTCCTGGATCGGCTGAAGGTATTCTGTACTATCTGAGGCCCAACTTTGACGTCATCTACAATGCGGAGGTTTGGGTGGACGCCGCTACGCAGGTGTTTTTCTCCTTGGGACCGGGTTTTGGAGTATTGCTTGCTTACGCTTCCTACAACAAATACCACAACAATGTATACAA GGACGCTCTATTGACCAGCTTGATCAACTCGGCTACCAGCTTTGTGGCGGGATTTGTCATTTTCTCCGTGCTTGGATACATGGCACATGCCAGTGGACAAAGCATCAAGGATGTGGCCACCGAGGGCCCGGGATTGGTGTTTGTTGTGTATCCGGCCGCGATCGCCACCATGCCGGGAAGTATCTTTTGGGCGCTAATTTTCTTCATGATGCTGCTAACGCTCGGACTTGATAGTTCG TTCGGTGGATCGGAAGCGATCATCACGGCGCTGAGCGACGAGTTTCCCAAGATTGGACGCAATCGGGAGATTTTTGTGGCGATTCTATTCTCGCTGTACTTTGTCGTTGGTTTGGCGAGTTGTACGCAGGGTGGATTCTACTTCTTCCAGCTGCTCGATCGTTATGCGGCTGGATATTCCATACTGATCGCGGTGTTTTTCGAAGCAATTGCTGTGTCCTGGATATATGGTACGGTTCAATTGGGCGAGATAAATCTACAGAGCTTTTATGAACAAATTTTATACGTTTTAGGGACGGAGCGATTCTGTAACGACATCAAGGACATGATTGGTTTCGCACCCGGTATCTACTGGCGCGTTTGCTGGAAGTTTGTGGCACCGCTGTTTCTGCTGTTTATCATCATCTACGGATTGATCGGACACGAACCACTCAGCTACGAGGATTACGTGTATCCGTCATGGGCAAACGTGCTCGGATGGTGTATAGCGGGATCGTCAATGATCATGATACCGTTGATGGCAAGCTACAAGCTTATTGTTACACCGGGAAGCTTCCGACAG cGTATGAAAATTCTAACCACTCCTTGGCGTGATCAGCAGTTGGCTGTCAATGGAGTAACAATCGAACCGGCACAGGTTCGCTTGACGCACTCGGACGAAGGTGAAGAGGTTTGA